The following coding sequences lie in one Flavobacterium sediminis genomic window:
- a CDS encoding serine hydrolase domain-containing protein, which produces MTQKKSKKIIRILLFLGTMISLYFVPWPIVNAWIKPLPDTVQEQVDKAADYGFDGIIVCVNKKGNQSEFFTSGYKNKENKIPADPNALFKIASVSKLYNAVAVAKLVYDGKLSLDKTLVEYLPELKGRIQYADKITLRMLVKHRSGIPNYTDTYMYWAAPKETADENLALVLDKPANFKPDEDYEYCNTNYLLLGKIMTRVLGYGTFQYIQKEILNPLHLEHTFGSIQDVNIDDVMSGYYVGYDADLKTDNIGSILATAEDLSRFIRALNDGSVFKDKKEQEIYSSIYKYEHTGLIPGYQTIAKYHKDIDAVVIQYTNTVDFEGYNWNMSELMYNRIVKILKKRN; this is translated from the coding sequence ATGACTCAGAAAAAATCAAAAAAAATAATTAGAATTTTGTTGTTCTTAGGAACAATGATTTCGCTGTATTTTGTTCCGTGGCCTATTGTAAACGCTTGGATCAAGCCTCTTCCGGATACCGTTCAGGAACAAGTCGACAAAGCAGCGGATTACGGATTTGACGGTATAATTGTCTGTGTCAACAAAAAAGGGAATCAATCAGAATTTTTTACTTCGGGCTACAAGAACAAAGAGAACAAAATTCCGGCCGACCCCAATGCTTTATTCAAAATTGCCAGTGTAAGCAAATTGTATAATGCTGTAGCCGTTGCAAAACTGGTTTATGACGGAAAATTATCATTAGACAAAACACTTGTAGAGTATTTGCCTGAACTGAAAGGCAGAATACAATATGCAGATAAGATCACATTACGCATGTTGGTTAAACATAGAAGTGGTATACCTAATTATACGGATACCTATATGTATTGGGCTGCTCCAAAAGAGACAGCGGATGAAAATCTTGCTTTGGTTTTGGATAAACCAGCCAACTTTAAACCCGATGAAGATTATGAATATTGCAATACCAATTACTTATTACTTGGAAAAATAATGACCCGAGTTCTCGGATATGGTACATTCCAATACATTCAAAAAGAAATTTTAAACCCATTGCATCTAGAACATACCTTTGGCTCAATTCAGGATGTAAACATAGATGATGTAATGAGTGGTTACTATGTAGGCTATGATGCAGATTTAAAGACAGATAATATAGGCTCAATATTGGCAACAGCAGAAGATCTGAGCAGATTTATCCGAGCCTTAAATGACGGCTCTGTTTTTAAAGATAAAAAGGAACAAGAAATCTATTCATCCATTTATAAGTACGAGCACACAGGACTGATACCGGGATACCAAACTATTGCTAAATATCATAAGGATATTGACGCTGTTGTCATACAATATACAAATACGGTCGACTTTGAAGGTTATAATTGGAATATGTCAGAACTAATGTATAATCGGATCGTTAAAATATTGAAAAAGAGAAACTAA
- a CDS encoding helix-turn-helix domain-containing protein, whose product MEYKAKYITPDIKLSWYEDTFFKSDIMFDHHMLIWFISGETKIVQTDATYIFKKGDIFLIPRNQLATIINYPKHGQPHKTVVMHLSVERLRTFYANLNVKPKALESQKIYCFTKHPLLESCLSSLIPYFEMKDLPKDIASLKITEAISVLRAIDKSIDNILANFEEPGKISLIDYMEKNFMFNLSLEKFSYLTGRSLTTFKRDFSKAFNTTPQRWLTRKRLELAHYQISEKNKRPIDVCYEVGFENLSHFSHAFKKHFGYPPTKLTE is encoded by the coding sequence ATGGAATACAAAGCAAAATATATAACTCCCGATATTAAACTTTCCTGGTATGAGGATACGTTCTTTAAATCAGATATCATGTTTGATCATCACATGCTGATCTGGTTTATTTCGGGAGAAACTAAGATTGTACAAACTGATGCAACTTACATTTTTAAAAAAGGAGATATTTTTTTAATCCCGAGAAACCAGCTGGCAACAATCATTAATTACCCGAAACACGGACAGCCTCATAAAACAGTGGTAATGCATTTATCAGTAGAAAGATTACGAACTTTTTATGCAAATTTAAATGTGAAACCGAAAGCTTTAGAATCACAAAAAATATATTGTTTTACTAAACATCCTTTATTAGAGAGTTGTCTTTCTTCATTGATTCCCTATTTTGAAATGAAAGACCTTCCTAAAGATATTGCTTCATTAAAAATAACGGAGGCTATTAGCGTTCTAAGGGCAATTGACAAAAGCATAGACAATATTCTGGCTAACTTTGAAGAACCCGGAAAAATCAGCTTGATCGATTATATGGAAAAAAACTTTATGTTCAATTTATCCTTAGAAAAATTCAGCTATCTGACAGGTCGGAGCCTTACTACTTTTAAGCGTGACTTTAGCAAAGCTTTTAACACCACACCGCAACGATGGCTTACCCGAAAACGATTAGAGCTTGCTCACTATCAAATCTCTGAAAAGAACAAAAGACCTATAGATGTTTGCTATGAGGTAGGATTTGAAAATTTATCTCACTTTTCTCATGCTTTCAAAAAACATTTCGGATATCCGCCAACTAAATTAACAGAATGA
- a CDS encoding glycoside hydrolase family 9 protein, whose protein sequence is MKKIIYLLAIISHLSIAQTSPFIHVDQFGYRPSHTKVAVISNPIEGFNANESFSPNSVLQVKNATTQAVVFSANIQLWNNGMLHAQSGDQGWWFDFSAVTQAGEYYIYDPLNNVSSAVFTISENVYDPVLQAAFKMFYYNRCGIEKVSPYAATGFTDAISFTQDTYSRDVYDQGNTATEKDMSGGWFDAGDYNKYVTFAENPIHDLLWAYQENALLFGDNMNIPESGNGIPDILDEIKWELDWLLKMINTDGSVHIKIGSKSYSENLFAPPSANTDLRYYAPVCTSSTIAATAMLAHSAIIFEQIPSLSTYTQTLENKAISCWNWVLPHLNNNTLYENCDDGSVKSGDADKSSQEQYQMALVAAIYLYALTGDTAYNQYIINHIYDAGEIASYDWNNYTIKTSDALLYYTTLSGADSSTVSTIINSANVVASGNWNHNFFFENDTDLYRAFNNDWNYHWGSNNQKSNIGILNYIFSKYGINTSTTTSYNLRAKEQIHYFHGVNPLSLVYLTNMNNLGAEKSLNEMFHTWFSDGTVWDNAQTSTYGPAPGFVTGGANQYYYANTSLSPPYNQPPQKSYLDFNTSSDSSWEISEPAIYYQASYLRLLAQVMSLDENDNVLSTDVVTQEPVKKYAIVPNAVDNEFSIQSEKSEDIVVKIFNINGKSIFEFNTKTNQPIEALFLTKGLYIVQVKDSESTFNLKLIKK, encoded by the coding sequence ATGAAAAAAATAATCTACTTATTAGCTATCATTAGCCATTTATCAATAGCACAAACTTCACCATTTATCCATGTGGATCAATTTGGTTACCGACCGTCTCACACTAAAGTAGCTGTAATCAGTAACCCAATTGAAGGATTTAACGCTAACGAAAGCTTCAGCCCGAATTCTGTATTACAAGTTAAAAATGCAACTACTCAGGCTGTAGTATTTTCAGCAAACATTCAACTTTGGAATAATGGTATGTTACATGCTCAATCAGGAGATCAAGGCTGGTGGTTTGATTTTAGTGCTGTCACACAAGCCGGAGAATATTACATTTATGATCCGCTAAATAATGTAAGTTCAGCTGTTTTTACTATTTCTGAAAATGTATATGATCCCGTACTTCAAGCCGCCTTCAAAATGTTCTACTATAACAGATGTGGCATAGAAAAAGTTTCTCCCTATGCTGCTACCGGATTCACAGACGCTATTTCATTTACACAAGATACATACTCAAGAGATGTATACGATCAGGGAAACACCGCAACAGAAAAAGATATGAGTGGCGGTTGGTTTGACGCAGGTGACTACAATAAGTACGTCACTTTTGCTGAAAATCCTATACATGACTTACTATGGGCATATCAGGAAAATGCTCTGCTATTTGGTGATAACATGAATATCCCTGAATCAGGAAATGGTATTCCGGATATTTTAGATGAAATAAAATGGGAATTGGATTGGTTACTGAAAATGATAAATACAGATGGTTCAGTACACATTAAGATCGGTAGCAAGAGTTATTCCGAAAACCTTTTTGCTCCTCCGAGTGCTAATACAGATTTACGGTATTATGCTCCTGTTTGTACTTCATCGACCATCGCTGCAACTGCTATGCTAGCTCATTCAGCAATAATTTTTGAACAAATTCCTTCATTGTCAACTTACACTCAAACTTTAGAGAACAAAGCAATAAGTTGTTGGAACTGGGTATTACCACATCTCAATAATAATACACTATATGAAAATTGCGATGATGGCTCTGTAAAATCAGGTGATGCTGATAAATCTTCTCAGGAACAATATCAAATGGCTTTAGTTGCCGCTATTTATTTATATGCCTTAACAGGTGATACCGCATACAATCAATACATAATAAACCATATTTATGATGCCGGAGAGATAGCTTCTTATGATTGGAATAATTATACCATTAAAACTTCCGATGCCTTATTGTACTATACTACGTTATCAGGGGCAGACAGTTCGACAGTATCAACGATCATTAATTCGGCAAATGTAGTGGCCTCCGGAAATTGGAATCATAACTTTTTCTTTGAAAATGACACCGACTTGTATAGAGCTTTTAACAACGATTGGAATTATCATTGGGGAAGCAATAATCAAAAATCAAACATCGGAATTTTAAATTATATATTTAGTAAATATGGCATAAACACCTCTACAACAACAAGCTATAATTTACGAGCTAAAGAACAAATTCATTACTTTCATGGTGTAAATCCTTTAAGCCTTGTCTATTTAACCAATATGAATAATTTGGGTGCCGAAAAAAGTCTTAATGAAATGTTTCATACATGGTTTTCCGACGGCACGGTGTGGGACAATGCACAAACTTCTACCTACGGACCTGCACCCGGATTTGTAACAGGAGGTGCTAATCAATACTATTATGCTAACACTTCTCTATCTCCTCCATATAATCAACCGCCTCAAAAAAGTTATTTGGATTTTAACACTAGCTCTGATAGTTCATGGGAAATCAGTGAGCCTGCGATTTACTATCAGGCCTCTTATCTTCGCCTATTAGCACAGGTGATGTCCCTTGATGAAAATGACAATGTTTTATCTACTGATGTAGTAACTCAGGAACCTGTTAAAAAATATGCGATTGTGCCAAATGCCGTAGATAATGAATTCAGCATACAATCAGAGAAATCAGAAGACATAGTGGTAAAAATTTTTAATATTAACGGTAAATCCATATTTGAATTCAACACTAAAACAAATCAACCTATTGAAGCACTTTTTTTAACAAAAGGATTATACATAGTCCAGGTTAAGGATAGTGAATCTACATTCAATCTAAAATTAATTAAAAAATGA
- a CDS encoding ketopantoate reductase family protein encodes MEKKHIVVVGLGGVGGYFGFKISQFSELNNHHNISFIARGKTYDILQNNGLTLLSPEHKNNITKPNIVLSSIKEINNPDLVLICVKEYDLENVCNQLSEVITPKTIILPMMNGADIYDRIRKIIPKNIILPSCVYVASHIKQKGIVEHKGKAGKLIFGKAPQDSSENINWVIDLMKNSKIDFDFKDNVLTDIWTKFIFISSFGLVTAKHNSSIGAVCANEFQKKEAINIMSEIKEIADEKGIELQENIIETTFEKAATFPPKTPTSLQLDIHSGKSNNELELFAGAIIKYGQDLNLKTPYTREIYEQIKATHNNVYTK; translated from the coding sequence ATGGAAAAAAAACATATTGTAGTAGTTGGGTTAGGAGGAGTTGGAGGTTATTTTGGCTTTAAGATAAGTCAATTTAGTGAGCTGAATAATCACCATAATATATCTTTCATAGCAAGGGGTAAAACCTATGATATTTTACAAAACAACGGCTTGACCTTATTGTCTCCTGAACATAAAAACAATATAACAAAACCGAACATTGTTCTATCTTCTATCAAGGAAATAAACAATCCTGATTTAGTCTTAATTTGTGTTAAGGAATATGATTTGGAAAATGTCTGTAATCAATTATCGGAAGTAATAACTCCAAAAACTATTATACTTCCCATGATGAATGGCGCAGATATTTACGATAGAATTCGAAAAATAATTCCAAAAAACATTATTCTACCTTCTTGTGTTTATGTCGCATCTCATATAAAACAAAAAGGAATTGTTGAACATAAAGGAAAAGCAGGAAAATTAATTTTTGGAAAAGCCCCTCAGGATTCATCCGAAAATATTAATTGGGTTATTGACCTGATGAAAAACAGTAAAATCGACTTTGATTTTAAAGATAATGTTTTGACCGACATTTGGACTAAATTTATTTTTATCTCAAGCTTTGGTCTCGTAACAGCTAAACATAACTCCTCAATAGGTGCTGTTTGTGCTAATGAATTTCAAAAAAAAGAAGCAATTAATATTATGAGCGAAATCAAAGAAATCGCTGATGAAAAAGGAATAGAATTACAAGAAAATATTATCGAAACAACTTTTGAGAAAGCTGCTACATTTCCTCCTAAAACTCCGACATCTTTACAACTTGATATTCATTCAGGTAAAAGCAATAATGAATTAGAATTGTTTGCAGGAGCAATAATAAAATATGGTCAAGATTTGAATCTAAAAACACCATATACAAGAGAAATTTATGAACAAATAAAAGCTACACACAACAATGTATATACAAAATAG
- a CDS encoding SDR family NAD(P)-dependent oxidoreductase, with translation MGLNNYQGALQKPIGSGFNAKSTTNEVIKNSNLTGKIAIVTGGNTGIGLETAKTLAAAGATVIIPARDTEKAKRNLAGITNIELETMDLMNPDSIDAFAEKFLTSNRALHLLINNAGIMWVPLRRDHRGFESQLATNYLAQFQLTARLWPALKNANGARVVNVSSQGHQFAPFDFDDPNFITREYETLQGYGQSKTAVNLFSLELDNRGKMFNVRTYAVHPGSIGGTELSREAPLELFKQMGFCDAEGNILPEITASLKTIPQGAATTVWCATNPMLNTIGGVYCEDGDIAALATESSFSSGVRAYSLDENSAKRLWKLSEEMTNLSFNIE, from the coding sequence ATGGGACTAAACAATTATCAAGGAGCATTACAAAAACCAATAGGTTCCGGATTTAATGCTAAATCCACAACAAACGAAGTCATAAAAAATAGTAACCTTACAGGAAAAATTGCTATTGTAACGGGAGGCAACACAGGAATTGGGTTGGAAACAGCCAAAACACTTGCAGCAGCCGGTGCAACAGTAATTATTCCTGCTCGAGATACAGAAAAAGCAAAAAGAAATCTGGCAGGCATAACCAATATAGAATTAGAAACAATGGATTTAATGAATCCTGATTCCATTGATGCTTTTGCAGAAAAGTTCTTAACATCAAACAGAGCGCTTCATTTACTCATCAACAATGCAGGCATCATGTGGGTTCCACTACGTAGAGATCACCGTGGTTTTGAATCACAATTAGCAACAAACTACCTGGCGCAATTTCAATTAACAGCAAGATTATGGCCAGCTTTAAAAAATGCTAACGGAGCAAGAGTAGTTAATGTTTCATCACAAGGGCATCAATTTGCACCATTCGATTTTGACGATCCTAATTTTATAACCCGGGAATATGAAACGTTACAAGGCTACGGACAATCAAAAACAGCCGTTAACTTATTTTCACTTGAATTGGACAATCGTGGTAAAATGTTTAATGTGAGAACATACGCGGTACACCCAGGATCGATTGGCGGAACAGAATTGAGCAGAGAAGCCCCTTTAGAGCTATTTAAACAAATGGGGTTCTGCGATGCTGAAGGCAATATTCTACCGGAAATAACTGCCTCTTTAAAAACAATTCCGCAAGGTGCAGCAACTACCGTTTGGTGTGCTACCAACCCTATGCTTAATACTATAGGTGGTGTATATTGTGAAGATGGAGATATCGCAGCATTAGCTACAGAATCTTCTTTTTCCAGTGGTGTAAGAGCATATTCCTTAGATGAAAACAGTGCAAAGCGATTGTGGAAGTTAAGTGAAGAGATGACTAATTTATCATTCAATATAGAATAG
- a CDS encoding helix-hairpin-helix domain-containing protein: MTATQTIKALTIIPGVGKSIATDLYNIGIRYVDDLKGKDPEVLYDNSNLFAGCVQDRCLLYVFRCAVYFAETPTERQDSEKLKWWNWKDKK, from the coding sequence ATGACAGCAACGCAGACCATAAAAGCATTGACAATAATTCCGGGCGTTGGAAAATCTATTGCGACAGATTTATACAACATCGGAATTAGATACGTTGACGACTTGAAAGGTAAAGACCCGGAAGTACTTTACGACAACTCGAATTTGTTTGCAGGTTGCGTTCAAGACAGGTGTTTACTTTATGTTTTTAGGTGTGCAGTGTATTTTGCAGAAACACCGACAGAAAGACAAGACAGCGAAAAACTAAAATGGTGGAATTGGAAAGACAAAAAATAA
- a CDS encoding VOC family protein, whose translation MKTFLTLALMTTFLIGCNHAAEKTETMADQKAEAEKATTPVDTTTPKVTGIGGIFFYSDNPKETKEWYTKNLGIEINDWGSSSFESRNINTPEQINSLQWKPFKNGDEYFSPSKKSFMINYQVQNIEGLVDQLKTNGVTVLDSITAYEGIGKFVHIMDAEDNKIELWEPED comes from the coding sequence ATGAAAACTTTTTTAACATTAGCTTTGATGACAACTTTTTTAATAGGTTGCAATCACGCAGCAGAAAAAACAGAAACTATGGCAGATCAAAAAGCGGAAGCAGAAAAAGCAACTACGCCTGTAGACACTACTACTCCTAAAGTAACGGGAATTGGCGGTATTTTCTTTTATTCCGACAATCCGAAGGAAACAAAAGAATGGTACACTAAAAATTTAGGCATTGAGATCAATGACTGGGGTTCGTCTAGTTTTGAATCCAGAAACATCAATACCCCCGAACAGATCAATTCGCTTCAATGGAAACCCTTTAAGAATGGTGATGAATATTTTTCTCCTTCTAAAAAGAGTTTTATGATCAACTATCAAGTTCAAAACATTGAAGGACTTGTAGACCAACTTAAAACCAACGGAGTAACTGTACTTGACAGTATAACAGCTTACGAAGGCATCGGAAAGTTTGTCCATATCATGGATGCAGAAGATAACAAAATTGAACTTTGGGAACCTGAGGATTAA
- a CDS encoding VOC family protein has protein sequence MRQKLNLITLGTDDFQKSLDFYEKGLGWKKSDKSMDGLALFDLDGIILALHPRHELVDDTTLTYQPTTFSGLTISHNTKSEKEVDEILEKVAKLGATIVKPAQKVYWGGYSGYFKDLDGYLFEVAYNPFWKLDENDNIKL, from the coding sequence ATGAGACAAAAACTGAACTTAATAACACTTGGAACTGACGACTTTCAGAAATCATTAGATTTTTACGAAAAAGGGCTTGGTTGGAAAAAATCCGACAAAAGTATGGACGGCTTAGCTTTGTTTGACTTGGATGGAATTATTTTAGCACTGCACCCAAGACACGAACTTGTGGACGACACGACATTGACATATCAGCCGACAACATTTTCGGGACTTACAATTTCGCACAACACGAAATCGGAAAAAGAAGTGGACGAAATTTTAGAAAAGGTTGCGAAACTTGGTGCGACAATCGTAAAACCTGCACAGAAAGTTTATTGGGGTGGTTACAGCGGTTACTTCAAAGACTTGGACGGATATCTGTTTGAAGTTGCTTACAACCCATTTTGGAAACTTGACGAAAATGACAACATAAAACTGTAA
- a CDS encoding serine hydrolase domain-containing protein, which translates to MKNYFLTLLIGIICLISCKENTETTKFQSKTNPKALKLDTLYSELYDKGNFNGSVLVAENGNVIFEKSYGIADEQTNRKLNDSTIFELASVSKQFTAMGIVQLVKEGKLSYEDDITKYIPELNDYKEITIKNLLNHTGGLPDYMELADKNWDKSKIATNDDILKLFNQVKPKKLFEPNEKWDYSNTGYLILATIIERVSGQKFGQYLHEKIFKPLDMKNTFVYRRRFQPKEIQNYANGYIYSDSLQKKILPDEMGKDFYVVFLDGIVGDGMVNSNPKDLLKWDRALYGNNLINDQDRNLIFSSTMTKDSSQTDYGFGWMIDSTKTYGKIASHSGGWAGYISYIERNLDNDKTIIILQNNSLSSTEIPIKNTRRILYNQEVEKPIKLDNEILKSYAGKYLTDTQKEKEIAFENDKLYVVMSADYKMELVPVSKTKFIVDGWSPEVSYTFILNDNGKVEKYRVIQEAQGINKTANRIK; encoded by the coding sequence ATGAAAAACTATTTTTTGACCTTACTAATCGGAATTATTTGTTTAATTTCTTGCAAAGAAAATACCGAAACAACAAAATTTCAAAGCAAAACAAACCCAAAAGCATTAAAGCTTGATACACTTTATTCCGAATTATATGATAAAGGAAATTTTAATGGTAGTGTTCTAGTTGCCGAAAATGGAAATGTAATATTTGAAAAAAGCTACGGAATAGCCGATGAACAAACCAACCGAAAGTTGAACGACAGTACAATATTTGAATTAGCTTCTGTCTCAAAACAATTTACGGCTATGGGAATTGTTCAGCTTGTAAAAGAAGGTAAACTATCCTATGAAGACGATATTACCAAATATATCCCTGAACTAAATGATTATAAGGAAATTACAATTAAAAACTTATTAAACCATACGGGCGGTCTTCCTGATTATATGGAACTCGCTGACAAAAATTGGGATAAATCTAAAATAGCAACGAATGATGACATTCTTAAACTATTTAACCAAGTTAAACCCAAAAAACTTTTTGAGCCAAACGAAAAATGGGATTACAGCAATACGGGATATTTAATTTTAGCGACAATTATTGAAAGAGTAAGTGGACAAAAATTTGGACAATATCTTCACGAAAAAATATTTAAACCTTTGGATATGAAAAACACATTTGTTTACAGAAGGAGGTTTCAGCCTAAAGAGATTCAAAATTATGCTAACGGCTATATTTATTCAGACAGTTTACAAAAAAAGATTTTACCTGACGAAATGGGTAAAGATTTCTACGTGGTATTTCTTGACGGCATAGTAGGCGATGGAATGGTTAATTCAAACCCAAAAGATTTACTAAAATGGGACAGAGCACTTTATGGAAACAATTTAATCAATGACCAAGACCGTAATCTGATATTTTCATCTACAATGACAAAAGACAGTTCTCAAACCGACTATGGATTTGGATGGATGATTGATAGCACAAAAACATATGGTAAAATTGCCTCTCATTCCGGAGGTTGGGCTGGATATATTTCTTACATCGAAAGAAATCTTGATAACGACAAGACTATAATTATTTTGCAAAATAATTCCTTATCAAGTACAGAAATACCGATAAAAAATACTCGTAGAATACTGTACAATCAAGAAGTTGAAAAACCTATAAAGTTAGATAACGAAATTTTAAAATCGTATGCAGGCAAATATCTTACCGATACTCAAAAAGAAAAAGAAATAGCTTTCGAAAATGATAAACTTTACGTTGTTATGAGTGCAGACTATAAAATGGAACTTGTCCCAGTTTCTAAAACAAAATTCATTGTTGATGGCTGGTCACCAGAAGTTTCATATACGTTCATCTTGAATGATAATGGAAAAGTAGAAAAATATAGAGTCATTCAAGAAGCTCAAGGAATTAATAAAACTGCAAACCGAATAAAATAA
- a CDS encoding alpha/beta hydrolase has product MTTEDNERIALWKFNTAFKSERHIFLTHGTFSNRKICSGIASYLTEQGFTCWLMEWRNHGESSKTQNDFDFETIAKYDLKSVFEFLFNNRNIKNIDCLAHSGGGITLTMFLINNPDYQPKIKSITLFGVQAFGAGIEFNNRMKILASKYLTALLGVVPAKTAGSTEHSESYYTMKQWFNWNLKHNFIGENGFDYLNEMKKIKIPVLSICASGDNFIAPKVGCEKYLNAFENSKNQFIYLSKENGNLEDYNHSRILKSQSSKKEIWPIVTEWINNKNYCQQWL; this is encoded by the coding sequence ATAACAACAGAAGACAACGAAAGAATAGCTCTTTGGAAATTTAATACCGCATTCAAATCTGAAAGGCATATTTTTTTGACTCACGGTACTTTTTCTAATAGAAAAATATGTTCTGGAATTGCTTCTTATCTGACTGAACAAGGATTTACTTGTTGGCTAATGGAATGGCGAAATCACGGAGAAAGTTCAAAAACTCAAAATGATTTTGACTTCGAGACAATTGCAAAATATGACCTTAAATCTGTATTTGAATTTCTTTTCAACAACCGAAATATTAAAAATATAGATTGTTTAGCTCATAGTGGTGGCGGAATTACACTAACGATGTTCTTAATCAACAATCCAGATTATCAACCGAAAATTAAAAGCATTACATTATTTGGAGTTCAAGCTTTTGGAGCAGGAATTGAATTTAATAATAGAATGAAAATTTTGGCGAGTAAATATTTGACAGCCTTGTTAGGAGTTGTTCCAGCTAAAACAGCCGGCTCAACTGAACATAGTGAAAGCTATTACACAATGAAACAATGGTTCAATTGGAATTTAAAACATAACTTCATTGGAGAAAATGGATTTGACTATTTGAACGAAATGAAAAAAATTAAAATTCCGGTTTTATCAATTTGTGCGAGTGGAGATAATTTTATTGCACCAAAAGTCGGTTGCGAGAAATATCTAAATGCCTTTGAAAATTCAAAAAACCAATTTATTTATTTATCAAAAGAAAATGGAAATCTTGAAGATTACAATCATAGCAGAATATTAAAATCACAAAGTTCAAAGAAAGAAATCTGGCCGATTGTAACTGAATGGATAAATAATAAAAACTATTGCCAACAATGGCTATAA
- a CDS encoding RrF2 family transcriptional regulator: MISKKTKYAINALVYLAKNKEEQPISVSKIANEQNIPLKFLESILVELKNARILNSKKGKYGGYFLNGTPDEIHMAKVMRLFDGAIALLPCVTYQFYEKCDECTDEETCGIRQIAMEIRNETVKRLKAATLSDIINREKKLKKK; the protein is encoded by the coding sequence GTGATATCCAAGAAAACAAAATATGCTATAAATGCACTTGTTTACCTTGCTAAAAACAAGGAGGAGCAACCTATTTCCGTCAGCAAAATTGCTAATGAACAGAATATCCCGCTTAAGTTTTTAGAATCTATTTTAGTCGAACTCAAAAATGCTCGTATTTTAAACAGTAAAAAAGGAAAATACGGAGGCTACTTCCTAAATGGTACACCCGATGAAATCCACATGGCTAAGGTCATGCGATTATTTGACGGAGCCATTGCCCTACTTCCTTGTGTAACCTATCAATTTTATGAAAAATGCGATGAATGTACTGATGAAGAAACCTGTGGGATTCGGCAAATAGCTATGGAAATCAGAAATGAAACCGTAAAAAGACTGAAAGCCGCTACCCTTTCCGACATCATCAACAGAGAGAAAAAATTGAAGAAAAAATAA
- a CDS encoding Crp/Fnr family transcriptional regulator — translation MDKTSINNYFHSLFPIEKETVEKITETFIQFSLDRNTRLLDKETISTKTYFLEKGYMRSYILNEDGEEVTTNIYWAPCFVNDFLSFFKKQPTKEIYETLTECSFWETSLENVQQNFHTIPEFREFSRLLFVINYYKLNDRLIEAVSQKAETRYLNLLKKQPHIFQYVPLKIIASYLGITDCTLSRVRKDISKM, via the coding sequence ATGGATAAAACAAGCATTAATAATTATTTCCATTCTTTATTTCCAATAGAAAAAGAAACTGTTGAGAAAATAACTGAAACATTTATCCAGTTTTCGCTTGACAGAAATACAAGGCTTTTAGATAAAGAAACAATTAGTACCAAAACATACTTTTTAGAAAAAGGATATATGCGTTCCTACATTCTAAACGAAGATGGTGAAGAAGTTACAACAAATATTTATTGGGCACCTTGTTTTGTAAATGACTTTCTTTCTTTTTTTAAAAAACAACCTACTAAAGAAATATACGAAACATTAACCGAATGTTCTTTTTGGGAAACAAGTTTAGAAAATGTTCAACAAAATTTTCATACAATTCCTGAATTTAGAGAATTTAGCCGACTTTTATTTGTAATCAATTACTATAAATTAAATGACAGATTAATAGAAGCTGTAAGTCAGAAAGCTGAAACAAGATATTTAAATCTTTTAAAAAAACAACCTCATATTTTTCAGTATGTCCCTTTAAAAATAATTGCCTCTTATTTAGGAATAACAGACTGTACATTAAGCAGAGTTAGAAAAGATATTTCTAAAATGTAA